A section of the Deinococcus taeanensis genome encodes:
- a CDS encoding multidrug DMT transporter, with protein sequence MDTLKKAGAMLAHLDLFHHMLDLRGLLQLAAHMEDRGDRVTLINPQTITLIGTDMHNDAQITTTKGATIQATTAYRVLQSLKGHEAPEYAVTREELAALNARAVAELGDSDALRAFEATLTRISAPTDPAAERPAGASRGRRAAEPETSTTDQPAA encoded by the coding sequence ATGGACACCCTGAAAAAAGCCGGAGCCATGCTGGCCCACCTTGACCTCTTCCACCACATGCTCGACCTGCGCGGCCTGCTGCAGCTCGCCGCCCACATGGAAGACCGGGGAGACCGCGTCACCCTCATCAACCCCCAGACCATCACCCTGATCGGGACTGACATGCACAACGACGCGCAGATCACCACCACCAAAGGCGCGACCATCCAGGCCACCACCGCCTACCGCGTCCTGCAGAGCCTCAAAGGCCACGAGGCCCCCGAATACGCCGTCACCCGCGAAGAACTCGCCGCCCTGAACGCCCGCGCCGTGGCCGAACTCGGCGACAGCGACGCCCTGCGCGCCTTCGAGGCCACCCTCACCCGCATCAGCGCCCCCACCGACCCCGCTGCGGAGCGCCCCGCCGGCGCCAGCCGCGGCCGCCGCGCCGCCGAGCCCGAAACCTCCACCACCGACCAGCCCGCCGCCTGA